In a genomic window of Lathamus discolor isolate bLatDis1 chromosome 4, bLatDis1.hap1, whole genome shotgun sequence:
- the POU4F1 gene encoding POU domain, class 4, transcription factor 1, translating into MMSMNSKQPHFAMHPTLPEHKYPSLHSSSEAIRRACLPTPPLQSNIFASLDETLLARAEALAAVDIAVSQGKSHPFKPDATYHTMNSVPCTSTSTVPLAHHHHHHHHHHQALEPGDLLDHITSPSLALMPGGGGGGGGGGGGHDGAGGGGGGAGGGGAGGGGGGGGGLISTSAHPHSHMHGLGHLSHPAAMNMPSGLPHPGLVAAHHGAAGQVASAAAVVGAAGLASICDSDTDPRELEAFAERFKQRRIKLGVTQADVGSALANLKIPGVGSLSQSTICRFESLTLSHNNMIALKPILQAWLEEAEGAQREKMNKPELFNGGEKKRKRTSIAAPEKRSLEAYFAVQPRPSSEKIAAIAEKLDLKKNVVRVWFCNQRQKQKRMKFSATY; encoded by the exons ATGATGTCCATGAACAGCAAGCAGCCGCATTTTGCCATGCATCCTACCCTACCTGAGCACAAATACCCCTCTCTACACTCCAGCTCGGAAGCAATAAGAAGAGCATGTCTACCAACTCCACCG ctgcagagcaataTCTTCGCCAGCCTCGATGAGACCCTGCTGGCGCGGGCCGAGGCACTGGCCGCCGTCGACATTGCCGTCTCGCAGGGCAAGAGCCACCCTTTCAAGCCGGACGCCACTTACCACACGATGAACAGCGTGCCCTGCACCTCCACCTCCACCGTGCCTCTggcacaccaccaccaccatcaccaccaccaccaccaggcGCTGGAGCCCGGCGACCTCCTCGACCACATCACCTCCCCCTCCCTGGCGCTTATGCCcggcggaggcggcggcggaggcggtggcggcggcggccacgacggggcgggcggcggcggtggaggggccggcggcggcggggccggcggcggcggcgggggagGCGGCGGCCTCATCTCCACTTCGGCCCACCCGCACTCGCACATGCATGGCCTGGGCCACCTCTCGCACCCGGCCGCCATGAACATGCCGTCGGGGCTGCCGCACCCGGGGCTGGTGGCCGCGCACCACGGGGCCGCGGGGCAGGTGGCCTCGGCTGCTGCGGTGGTAGGGGCGGCCGGCTTGGCCTCCATCTGCGACTCGGACACGGACCCGCGGGAGCTGGAGGCCTTCGCCGAACGCTTCAAGCAGCGGCGCATCAAGCTGGGGGTGACCCAGGCCGACGTGGGCTCGGCGCTGGCCAACCTGAAGATCCCGGGGGTGGGCTCCCTCAGCCAGAGCACCATCTGCCGCTTCGAGTCCCTCACCCTCTCCCACAACAACATGATCGCCCTCAAACCCATCCTGCAGGCCTGGCTGGAGGAGGCCGAGGGCGCCCAGCGGGAAAAAATGAACAAGCCCGAGCTCTTCAACGGAGGGGAGAAGAAGCGCAAGAGGACTTCCATCGCCGCTCCGGAGAAGCGCTCCCTCGAGGCTTACTTCGCCGTTCAGCCCCGGCCCTCCTCCGAGAAGATCGCCGCCATCGCCGAGAAATTGGACCTCAAAAAGAACGTGGTGCGGGTTTGGTTTTGCAACCAGAGACAGAAGCAGAAACGGATGAAATTTTCCGCCACCTACTAG